In Terriglobales bacterium, a single genomic region encodes these proteins:
- the trpS gene encoding tryptophan--tRNA ligase — protein MSPEATSIQKPRVLSGMRPTGKLHLGNYVGALENWVKLQEGGKYACYFFIADWHALTTDYADTSQIKQNCVEILLDWLAAGLDPERSTIFIQSHVPQHAELHLLLSMITPLGWLERVPSYKEQQQNLGNKDLNTYGFLGYPLLMASDILMYQADVVPVGDDQVAHIELTREVARRFNQFYPGDDKFVFPEPQPLLTPSPKLPGTDGRKMSKSYGNTILLTDPEPVVRQKLKPMVTDPARVRRTDPGNPDVCPVGDLHKIFSSAETLDKVNTGCRTAGIGCIECKSWAADAIVAKLAPMQERRQKYEQNPRLAWDILDTGSAKAQRAAEATMQEARAAMQMSKEFE, from the coding sequence ATGTCACCTGAAGCAACGTCCATACAAAAACCGCGCGTGCTGAGCGGCATGCGCCCCACCGGCAAACTTCATCTGGGAAATTACGTAGGCGCCCTGGAAAACTGGGTGAAGCTGCAGGAGGGTGGTAAGTACGCCTGTTATTTCTTCATTGCCGACTGGCATGCGCTGACCACCGACTACGCCGATACATCACAGATCAAGCAGAATTGCGTAGAGATCCTGCTCGATTGGCTCGCCGCCGGGCTCGATCCGGAGCGCTCGACCATCTTTATTCAGTCCCATGTGCCGCAGCACGCCGAGCTTCATCTTTTGCTTTCCATGATCACCCCGCTGGGCTGGCTCGAGCGTGTGCCCTCGTACAAAGAGCAACAACAGAATCTGGGCAACAAAGACCTCAACACCTACGGCTTCCTGGGCTATCCCCTGCTGATGGCGTCCGATATTCTGATGTACCAGGCCGACGTTGTTCCCGTAGGCGACGACCAGGTAGCACACATTGAGCTGACCCGCGAGGTCGCGCGGCGGTTCAATCAGTTTTATCCGGGAGACGACAAGTTTGTTTTTCCTGAACCGCAGCCGCTGCTCACGCCTTCGCCAAAGCTGCCGGGCACCGATGGCCGCAAGATGTCGAAATCGTACGGCAACACCATCCTGCTGACTGATCCCGAGCCGGTGGTCCGGCAAAAGCTAAAACCCATGGTCACCGATCCGGCGCGGGTGCGGCGCACTGATCCGGGCAATCCTGATGTGTGTCCGGTGGGCGACTTGCACAAAATCTTCAGCAGCGCCGAAACCCTGGATAAGGTAAACACCGGCTGCCGCACCGCCGGCATTGGATGTATTGAATGTAAAAGCTGGGCCGCCGACGCCATTGTGGCAAAGCTTGCGCCCATGCAGGAGCGGCGGCAAAAATATGAACAGAATCCACGGCTGGCTTGGGATATTCTTGATACAGGCTCAGCCAAGGCCCAGAGGGCAGCCGAGGCCACCATGCAGGAGGCCCGAGCAGCCATGCAGATGTCGAAGGAATTTGAATGA
- a CDS encoding segregation/condensation protein A: MTDVVPQPGSSAAAGKPSVNNSVVAQRVSDFPFAVSVSQVYEGPLDLLLDLIRKQDIDIYDIPIARITAQFLAYVERMKQLDVDIAAEFIYTASMLIHIKSKMLLPRDPDAPADQMEDPREELVQRLLEHEKFKNAAQMLLQKQQIENAVWSNPALREFKDAEGTEPELAADVVDLVRTFQQILARARSRPMLQVDDETVTVSQMIDYMRRRLLLEERPIRLKQLLQHTQSRRTLVCAFLALLELVRLQAILLRQDRVFGDILIKKHAMFDTVFAEGESAAVKDDWR, from the coding sequence ATGACTGACGTCGTTCCACAACCCGGTTCGAGCGCTGCTGCTGGCAAACCATCCGTAAACAATTCGGTGGTGGCTCAGCGTGTCAGCGACTTCCCTTTTGCGGTCAGCGTCTCGCAGGTTTATGAAGGGCCGCTGGACCTTTTGCTTGACCTGATCCGCAAGCAGGATATTGATATCTACGACATCCCCATCGCCCGCATCACGGCGCAGTTCCTCGCCTATGTGGAGCGCATGAAGCAGTTGGATGTGGATATCGCCGCTGAATTTATTTATACGGCGTCAATGCTCATCCACATCAAGTCGAAGATGCTGCTGCCGCGCGATCCGGATGCGCCCGCCGACCAGATGGAAGATCCGCGTGAAGAGCTGGTGCAACGCTTGCTGGAGCATGAAAAATTCAAAAATGCCGCGCAGATGTTACTGCAAAAACAGCAAATCGAAAATGCGGTGTGGTCGAACCCGGCGCTGCGGGAATTCAAGGACGCCGAGGGCACCGAGCCGGAGCTGGCTGCCGATGTTGTAGACCTGGTGCGCACCTTCCAACAAATATTGGCCCGCGCCCGATCGCGGCCTATGTTGCAGGTGGATGACGAAACCGTCACGGTCTCGCAGATGATTGATTACATGCGTCGGCGGCTGCTTCTGGAAGAGCGCCCCATACGGCTCAAGCAATTGCTGCAGCACACGCAATCGCGCCGCACGCTGGTGTGCGCATTTCTGGCCTTGCTGGAGCTGGTGCGGTTGCAGGCCATCCTGCTGCGGCAGGACCGGGTCTTCGGCGATATCCTGATTAAAAAACATGCCATGTTCGATACCGTCTTCGCCGAGGGAGAATCCGCGGCCGTCAAAGATGATTGGAGATAA
- the scpB gene encoding SMC-Scp complex subunit ScpB — MNLKSKIEAIIYAAEEPVSIDQMTAVLKDELAAGEDAGTKDDAKEKVRAAVEELIVAFASDERGIEVRKIGGGYRMSTKPEHHDAVRAFAKSLKPPIRLSLPALETLAVIAYKQPITGPEIAEIRGVDTSGVLATLIDRKLITTAGRKAVVGRPILYKTTKEFLLRFGLSELNELPSVEEFEKIAGESLRQQGLFAEVAIADATGIPDAEPEPAQAAENTEAVSAEVPKNGAPEIQTTGDRATSEEEANTSEHLG; from the coding sequence ATGAATCTAAAGTCCAAAATCGAAGCCATTATTTATGCTGCCGAAGAACCGGTCAGCATTGACCAGATGACTGCCGTTCTCAAAGATGAGTTGGCAGCCGGGGAAGATGCGGGCACGAAGGACGACGCCAAAGAAAAAGTCCGTGCCGCAGTGGAAGAGCTGATCGTTGCTTTTGCCTCCGACGAACGCGGTATCGAAGTCCGCAAAATCGGCGGGGGCTACCGCATGAGCACCAAGCCCGAGCACCACGATGCGGTGCGTGCTTTTGCGAAAAGCCTGAAGCCGCCTATCAGGCTCTCGTTGCCTGCGCTGGAGACGCTGGCCGTGATCGCCTACAAGCAGCCCATCACCGGGCCCGAGATCGCCGAGATTCGCGGCGTTGACACCAGCGGAGTGCTGGCCACGCTCATTGACCGCAAGCTGATCACCACGGCCGGACGCAAGGCCGTAGTCGGCCGTCCGATTCTGTACAAAACTACAAAGGAGTTTCTGCTGCGCTTTGGACTGAGCGAGCTGAACGAACTGCCCAGTGTGGAAGAATTCGAGAAGATCGCTGGTGAATCGTTGCGCCAGCAAGGACTGTTTGCCGAAGTTGCCATCGCTGATGCTACTGGCATCCCTGATGCCGAGCCCGAGCCGGCGCAGGCTGCTGAAAACACGGAAGCCGTAAGCGCTGAAGTTCCCAAAAACGGAGCTCCTGAAATTCAGACTACGGGAGATCGTGCAACATCGGAAGAAGAAGCCAACACTTCGGAACATCTTGGCTAA